A single region of the Methylocystis echinoides genome encodes:
- the murC gene encoding UDP-N-acetylmuramate--L-alanine ligase translates to MKLPRDLGPIHFVGIGGIGMSGIAEVLLNLGYKVQGSDASENANVKRLAEKGASVFVGHDAKNLGEAAVVVVSTAIKRDNPELVAARDKRLPVVRRAEMLAELMRLKQCVAIAGTHGKTTTTSLVATLLDAGGLDPTVINGGIINAYGTNARLGAGEWMVVEADESDGTFLKLPADVAIVTNIDPEHLDHFHTFDAIKEAFRNFIENLPFYGFAVMCLDHPTVQELVGKIEDRRVITYGENPQADVRLLDVNLEGGVSRFNILLRDRKTAQATYLENLQLPMPGHHNALNATAAVTVAYQLGMSPEQIRKALAGFGGVKRRFTRTGEWNGVQVFDDYGHHPVEIAAVLRAARASTKGKVVAVMQPHRYTRLQSLFDAFATSFNDADVVIVADVYAAGEQPIDGVDRDALVGAIRAHGHRRAMGLPSPEVLPAMVREIVAPGDYVVCLGAGNITQWAYALPEQLAAGGQG, encoded by the coding sequence ATGAAACTGCCGCGCGATCTCGGCCCCATTCACTTCGTCGGCATTGGCGGCATCGGCATGTCGGGCATCGCCGAGGTGCTGCTCAATCTCGGCTACAAGGTGCAGGGCTCCGACGCCAGCGAGAACGCCAATGTGAAGCGTCTGGCCGAAAAGGGCGCGAGCGTCTTCGTCGGACACGACGCCAAGAACCTCGGCGAGGCCGCCGTGGTCGTCGTCTCGACCGCGATCAAGCGCGACAATCCCGAACTCGTCGCCGCGCGCGACAAGCGCCTGCCGGTCGTGCGCCGCGCCGAAATGCTGGCAGAACTCATGCGCCTGAAGCAATGCGTCGCCATCGCCGGCACGCATGGCAAGACCACGACGACCTCGCTCGTCGCGACCCTGCTCGACGCCGGCGGACTCGATCCGACGGTCATCAATGGCGGCATCATCAACGCTTACGGCACCAATGCGCGGCTGGGCGCCGGCGAGTGGATGGTGGTCGAGGCCGACGAGAGCGACGGCACTTTCCTCAAGCTGCCGGCGGATGTCGCCATCGTCACCAATATCGATCCCGAGCATCTCGACCATTTCCACACTTTCGACGCCATCAAGGAAGCCTTCCGCAATTTCATCGAGAATCTGCCGTTCTATGGCTTCGCGGTGATGTGTCTCGATCATCCCACGGTGCAGGAGCTCGTCGGCAAGATCGAGGATCGCCGCGTCATCACCTATGGCGAAAATCCGCAGGCCGACGTGCGGCTGCTCGATGTGAATCTCGAAGGCGGCGTGTCACGCTTCAACATTCTCCTACGCGACCGCAAGACCGCGCAGGCGACCTATCTCGAAAATCTGCAATTGCCCATGCCGGGCCATCATAATGCGCTGAACGCGACGGCGGCGGTGACGGTGGCCTATCAGCTCGGCATGTCGCCGGAGCAGATCCGCAAGGCGCTCGCGGGCTTCGGCGGCGTCAAGCGCCGCTTCACCCGCACCGGCGAGTGGAACGGCGTGCAAGTTTTCGACGATTACGGCCATCACCCGGTCGAGATCGCCGCCGTGCTGCGCGCCGCGCGCGCCTCCACGAAAGGCAAGGTCGTGGCGGTGATGCAGCCGCATCGTTACACGCGCCTGCAATCGCTGTTCGACGCCTTCGCCACCTCCTTCAATGACGCGGATGTGGTGATCGTCGCCGACGTGTACGCCGCGGGCGAACAGCCGATCGACGGCGTTGATCGCGACGCGCTGGTGGGCGCCATCCGCGCCCACGGCCATCGCCGCGCGATGGGGCTGCCATCGCCGGAAGTGCTGCCGGCCATGGTGCGCGAGATCGTCGCGCCGGGCGATTATGTCGTGTGCCTCGGCGCCGGCAACATCACGCAATGGGCCTATGCGCTGCCGGAGCAGCTGGCGGCGGGCGGGCAGGGATGA
- the murG gene encoding undecaprenyldiphospho-muramoylpentapeptide beta-N-acetylglucosaminyltransferase, whose product MSDAPILLAAGGTGGHLFPAEALAHALNARGVPVELVTDERALAYGGSFPARSMHCIASATPRGGSLLAKAQAVAQLAYGTAQSAGMLRKIAPRAIIGFGGYPTVPPLLAAAFLKIPTVLHESNAIMGKANRFLSGHVDSIAAGLPNLNVPPPLRGKVVVTGNPVRPAVLEAAKLPYPSFDDGAFRLLVTGGSQGARVMADIVPEAIAALPAHLRSRLRLVQQTRAEDISRVEAIYKSAGVNVEIAPFFKDLPLRIAQAHFVISRSGASTVSELAVIGRPALFVPLPHSLDGDQAANAAFIEDAGAAETVRQSNFTPAFLTPRLAALIEAPQGLAALAEAAKRVGVADAADRLADLLLDVAQRRVS is encoded by the coding sequence ATGAGCGACGCGCCCATCCTTCTCGCCGCCGGCGGCACCGGCGGCCATCTCTTCCCGGCGGAGGCGCTCGCCCATGCGCTCAATGCGCGCGGCGTGCCCGTCGAACTCGTCACCGACGAGCGCGCGCTCGCCTATGGCGGAAGTTTTCCGGCGCGCTCCATGCACTGCATCGCGTCCGCGACGCCGCGCGGCGGCTCCTTGCTCGCGAAGGCGCAGGCCGTGGCGCAGCTTGCCTATGGCACGGCGCAGTCGGCGGGCATGCTGCGCAAGATCGCGCCGCGCGCCATCATCGGTTTCGGCGGCTATCCCACCGTGCCGCCGCTGCTCGCCGCCGCCTTTCTGAAAATTCCGACCGTGCTGCATGAGTCGAACGCCATCATGGGGAAGGCGAACCGCTTCCTCTCCGGCCATGTCGACAGCATCGCCGCCGGCCTGCCCAATCTCAATGTGCCGCCGCCGCTCAGGGGCAAGGTCGTCGTCACCGGCAATCCGGTGCGTCCGGCGGTGCTGGAAGCGGCGAAGCTGCCTTATCCGTCGTTCGACGACGGGGCCTTTCGTCTGCTCGTCACCGGCGGGTCGCAGGGCGCGCGGGTGATGGCGGACATCGTGCCGGAAGCCATCGCGGCGCTGCCGGCGCATCTCCGGTCGCGGCTGCGCCTCGTGCAGCAGACCCGCGCGGAGGACATTTCCCGCGTCGAGGCGATTTACAAAAGCGCTGGCGTCAACGTCGAGATCGCGCCCTTCTTCAAGGATCTGCCGCTGCGCATCGCGCAGGCGCATTTCGTCATCTCGCGCTCCGGCGCCTCGACCGTGTCGGAACTCGCCGTCATCGGCCGCCCGGCGCTGTTCGTGCCGCTGCCGCATTCGCTCGACGGCGATCAGGCGGCCAACGCCGCCTTCATCGAGGACGCCGGCGCGGCGGAGACGGTGCGGCAGAGCAATTTCACCCCGGCCTTTCTCACGCCCCGTCTTGCGGCGCTCATCGAGGCGCCGCAGGGACTGGCGGCGCTTGCGGAAGCCGCGAAGCGCGTTGGCGTCGCCGACGCCGCCGACAGACTGGCCGATTTGCTTTTGGACGTGGCGCAGCGCCGCGTTTCCTGA
- a CDS encoding FtsW/RodA/SpoVE family cell cycle protein, whose protein sequence is MISRAERTAFSDWAWTVDRWLLAGIGLLIVAGLVFAMAGSPPVAERLHLPTFHFVNRQVAYLLPAVAVMIGTSFLSPRMVRRTALVLFVISLALVVGTLFFGQEVKGAKRWIFGIQPSEFLKPAFVVVVAWAFSEGARRKDVPGNLLALLLFPLTIVPLVLQPDFGQTMLVSIVWGALFFMAGLHLIWVVGLGGVAVAAAGLAYKFVPHVHARIEAFLEPPPPVAGVPTNFQSETALESFIAGSWFGKGPGEGTVKRILPDSHTDFIFAVIGEEFGVIVCIVLASVFAFIVVRGLLLASRNEDPFCRFATAGLVMLFGLQSCINMAVNVHLMPAKGMTLPFVSYGGSSLISLSLGMGFLLAVTRKRPRTRVLTQVAASAGPAPVAAAA, encoded by the coding sequence GGGCCTCGTCTTCGCGATGGCCGGCAGCCCGCCGGTGGCGGAGCGCCTGCATCTGCCGACCTTCCACTTCGTCAATCGACAGGTCGCCTATCTGCTACCGGCCGTGGCGGTGATGATCGGGACATCGTTCCTCTCGCCCCGCATGGTGCGGCGGACAGCGCTGGTTCTCTTCGTCATCTCTCTCGCGCTGGTCGTCGGCACGCTGTTCTTCGGTCAGGAAGTGAAGGGCGCCAAGCGCTGGATCTTCGGCATTCAGCCCTCCGAGTTCCTCAAGCCCGCCTTTGTCGTCGTCGTCGCCTGGGCCTTTTCGGAGGGCGCGCGCCGCAAGGACGTGCCGGGCAATCTGCTCGCCTTGCTGCTGTTCCCCCTGACCATCGTGCCGCTCGTCCTGCAGCCCGACTTCGGTCAGACAATGCTCGTCTCGATCGTCTGGGGCGCGCTGTTCTTCATGGCCGGGCTGCATCTCATCTGGGTTGTCGGCCTTGGCGGCGTCGCGGTCGCGGCGGCGGGGCTCGCCTATAAATTCGTGCCGCACGTCCATGCGCGCATCGAGGCCTTTCTGGAGCCGCCGCCGCCCGTCGCCGGCGTGCCGACGAACTTCCAGTCCGAGACCGCGCTCGAAAGCTTCATCGCCGGCTCATGGTTCGGCAAGGGGCCGGGCGAGGGCACGGTGAAGCGCATCCTCCCGGATTCGCACACCGACTTCATCTTCGCGGTCATCGGCGAGGAATTTGGCGTCATCGTCTGCATTGTGCTGGCGTCGGTCTTCGCCTTCATCGTGGTGCGCGGCCTGCTGCTCGCGTCGCGCAACGAAGACCCCTTCTGTCGTTTCGCGACGGCGGGTCTCGTCATGCTGTTCGGCCTGCAGAGCTGCATCAATATGGCGGTGAATGTGCATCTCATGCCGGCGAAGGGCATGACGCTGCCTTTCGTCTCTTACGGCGGCTCGTCGCTGATCTCGCTGTCGCTCGGCATGGGCTTCCTGCTTGCGGTCACGCGCAAGCGACCGCGCACGCGCGTCCTGACGCAGGTTGCGGCCAGCGCCGGCCCGGCGCCCGTTGCGGCAGCGGCCTGA